One window from the genome of Rhodobacteraceae bacterium S2214 encodes:
- the rpsA gene encoding 30S ribosomal protein S1, producing MEEFEALLNESFEMDTPSEGSVVKGKVIAIEAGQAIIDVGYKMEGRVDLKEFANPGEEAELAAGDTVEVFLRQVENARGEAVISREMARREEAWDRLEKAYADEERVDGAIFGRVKGGFTVDLGGAVAFLPGSQVDVRPVRDAGPLMGLKQPFQILKMDRRRGNIVVSRRAILEESRAEQRAEVIGNLTEGQEVDGVVKNITEYGAFVDLGGVDGLLHVTDMAWRRVNHPSEILTIGETIKVQVIKINKETHRISLGMKQLQDDPWNAVEAKYTMESVHTGRVTNITDYGAFVELEPGVEGLVHVSEMSWTKKNVHPGKIVSTSQEVEVMVLEIDSAKRRVSLGLKQTQRNPWEVFAEQFPEGTEVEGEVKNITEFGLFVGLEGDIDGMVHLSDLTWEGRGEDVIGDFRKGDIVKAKVAEVDVEKERISLSIKALDGDPFAETIGGTKRGSIITVEVTKIEEGGIEVDYEGMKSFIRRSDLSRDRAEQRPERFGVGDKVDVRVTNIDSKTRKLGLSIKAREIAEEKEAVEQFGSSDSGASLGDILGAALKGGDE from the coding sequence ATGGAAGAGTTTGAAGCACTCTTGAACGAAAGCTTCGAAATGGACACACCGAGCGAAGGCTCAGTTGTCAAAGGCAAGGTTATCGCGATCGAAGCGGGCCAAGCTATCATCGACGTCGGCTACAAAATGGAAGGCCGCGTTGATCTGAAAGAATTCGCAAACCCTGGTGAAGAAGCTGAACTGGCTGCTGGCGACACTGTTGAAGTGTTCCTGCGTCAAGTTGAGAACGCCCGTGGCGAAGCTGTTATCTCTCGTGAGATGGCGCGCCGCGAAGAAGCTTGGGATCGTCTGGAAAAAGCATATGCTGACGAAGAGCGCGTCGATGGCGCAATCTTTGGCCGCGTAAAAGGTGGTTTCACTGTAGATCTGGGCGGCGCTGTTGCGTTCCTTCCGGGTTCTCAGGTTGACGTACGCCCAGTACGCGATGCGGGCCCATTGATGGGTCTTAAGCAGCCATTCCAGATTCTGAAAATGGACCGTCGTCGTGGCAACATCGTTGTATCCCGTCGTGCCATCCTCGAAGAATCACGTGCTGAACAGCGCGCTGAAGTCATCGGCAACCTGACTGAAGGTCAGGAAGTTGACGGCGTGGTTAAGAACATCACTGAATACGGTGCGTTCGTTGACCTCGGCGGCGTTGACGGCTTGCTGCACGTGACAGACATGGCTTGGCGCCGTGTGAACCACCCATCCGAGATCCTCACAATCGGTGAGACAATCAAGGTTCAGGTGATCAAGATCAACAAAGAGACACACCGTATCTCCCTCGGCATGAAGCAGCTGCAGGACGATCCGTGGAACGCTGTTGAAGCCAAGTACACAATGGAATCTGTCCACACTGGTCGCGTGACCAACATCACTGATTACGGCGCATTCGTTGAGCTGGAACCAGGTGTTGAAGGTCTTGTGCACGTTTCTGAAATGTCTTGGACAAAGAAAAACGTACACCCAGGCAAAATCGTTTCTACTTCGCAAGAAGTCGAAGTCATGGTTCTGGAAATCGATTCAGCCAAGCGTCGCGTTTCCCTTGGTCTCAAGCAGACACAGCGCAACCCATGGGAAGTCTTCGCAGAACAGTTCCCTGAGGGCACTGAAGTTGAAGGCGAAGTCAAAAACATCACCGAATTCGGTCTGTTTGTTGGCCTCGAAGGCGACATCGACGGCATGGTTCACCTGTCCGACCTGACATGGGAAGGCCGCGGCGAAGACGTCATCGGCGATTTCCGCAAGGGCGACATCGTGAAAGCTAAGGTTGCTGAAGTTGACGTTGAGAAAGAGCGCATCTCGCTCTCCATCAAAGCGCTCGACGGCGATCCATTCGCTGAAACAATCGGCGGCACTAAGCGCGGTTCGATCATCACTGTTGAAGTGACTAAGATCGAAGAAGGCGGCATCGAAGTTGACTATGAAGGCATGAAATCCTTCATCCGTCGTTCCGATCTGTCCCGTGACCGTGCAGAGCAGCGTCCAGAGCGTTTCGGCGTTGGTGACAAGGTCGACGTTCGCGTCACCAACATCGACTCCAAGACACGCAAACTGGGTCTGTCCATCAAAGCACGTGAAATTGCTGAAGAAAAAGAAGCAGTTGAGCAGTTCG